Below is a genomic region from Lonsdalea populi.
ATAATAAGGCGCTCTCCTTGCGCCGGGCGGAAGCCGTCGCTGATGTTTATGCCGTCAGCGCCAACATTCCGCGCAGCCATATCCAGACGCGTGGTTTGGGCAAGGATTACCCCATTGAGAGCAATGCAACGGCGGAGGGTAGGGCGGAAAATCGCCGAGTTTCCATCGTGATCACCGCCCCGTAACATGCCTCCTCGGGCGGCATTCTTTGACGGGAATGCCTGCCGTCGAGCCTTATTTATCTCGCGATTAAGTTGAAAAATGCGGCATCTCTGCTAATACCTTAATGTTAAAACTGGGAGAATGCCGAATGACAACACCGTGTGGACATACGCGACACCGTTTGATTAAAAATTTCACCTCTTTGGGCCCCTATTTGCGGGAAGGCCAGTGCCATGATTTCTACTTCTTCTTTGACTGCCTGGCCGTGTGTGTCGATGTCAAAGCGGAGCCGGAAAAACGCGAGTTTTGGGGCTGGTGGCTAGATTTGGATGCGCAGGGACAGAGTATGACTTATTCGTATCGCTATGGCCTGTTCGATGAAGCTGGCAACTGGTCTGAAATCAAATTCAAAGACAAAGCTATTACTGAAAAATTGCACATCACGCGGGAAAATTTTCACAAGCGACTTGAAGTATTGGTGCAGCAGCTCGACCCCCCTTATTCCTTGACGGAAAGATCCTAACGCCCCTTCAGATCATCGGCCTGTGTCGGTTTTTTTTCGCGTTGTGCCTGTTGGCATAACGCGTCTCTCCTGTTACAACGTTTTCTTCACCATCATCTTTTTTATACAACGTAATGGCAGAAAAATTATGAGTGGCAGCCAAACGATGGTTGTAAAACTGGGCACCAGCGTGCTGACGGGCGGATCTTCTCGCCTCAACCGGGCCCATATCGTAGAACTTGTGCGTCAATGCGCGCAGTTGCATGCCGCAGGGCATCGCATTGTTATCGTCACCTCAGGCGCTATCGCCGCAGGCCGTGAGCACCTCGGCTATCCCGATCTCCCCGCGAATGTCGCTACCAAGCAGCTGTTGGCCGCCGTCGGGCAGAGCCGACTGATCCAGCTTTGGGAACAGTTGTTTTCGATTTATGGCATCCACATCGGCCAGATGTTGCTGACCCGGGCGGATATGGAAGATCGCGAACGCTTCCTGAATGCGCGCGACACGATGCGTGCATTGCTGGATAATCGCGTCGTTCCAGTCATTAATGAAAACGATGCGGTCGCGACGTTGGAAATCAAGGTCGGCGACAACGATAACCTGTCAGCGTTGGTCGCCATTATGGCGGATGCCGACAAGCTGTTGCTACTCACCGATCAGAAAGGTCTTTTCACCGCGGATCCGCGCGATAACCCGGGTGCGAAGCTGATTAGCGACGTTCAGACCATTACCGATGAGCTACGCCATATCGCAGGCGGCAGCGTATCAGGTCTCGGCACGGGCGGTATGTCTACCAAGATCCAAGCGGCCGAAGTGGCCTGCCGCGCCGGTATCGACGTCATCATTGCGGAAGGAGGGCGACTGGGCGTGATTGGCGATGTCATGAATAACGTGTCGGTTGGTACTCACTTCCATGCCGTCGAGGAGCCTCTCGAAAAACGCAAACGTTGGATTTTCGGTGCGCCTCCGGCGGGGGAGATCATTGTTGATGATGGCGCGCTGTCCGCCATTCAGGAACGCGGCAGCTCTCTGCTGCCAAAAGGCATTCGGGAAGTGACGGGAATTTTCTCCCGTGGCGAAGTTATCCGTGTGCGCAGCCTGTCCGGTCGGGATTTGGCGCATGCGGTCACTCGCTACAACAGTGATGCGCTGCGCATGATTGCCGGTCACCACTCCCAGGAGATCGAAGATATTCTCGGATACGAGTACGGTCCGGTGGCGGTCCATCGGGACGACATGATCATTAATTAAGGAGTACGCGGTGCTTGAACAAATGGGCAAAGCGGCAAAACAGGCCTCTTATCAACTGGCGGCCTTGAGCACCAGTCAGAAAAATCAGGCCCTTCTCGCGATAGCCGATCTGCTGGAAGCGGAGTGCGCCTCTATTCTGTCTGCCAACGAACAAGACGTTGCCGCCGCTCGCGAAGAGGGACTGAGCGAAGCGATGCTGGACCGTCTGCAACTGACGCCAGCGCGTCTGGCTGCGATCGCCAGCGACGTGCGTCAAGTTTGCCGCCTTAACGATCCGGTCGGCGAAGTGGTTGATGGCCGTCTTATGGACAACGGGCTTAAACTGGAACGTCGGCGCGTACCGCTGGGCGTGGTCGGGGTGATCTACGAAGCGCGTCCCAACGTGACGGTCGATGTGGCGAGCCTGTGTCTGAAAACCGGTAACGCGGCTATCCTGCGCGGCGGGAAAGAGACGTATCGCACCAATGTGGCCACCGTCAGCGTGATCCAACGGGCGTTGACACAGTGCGGCTTGCCGGCGGCGGCAATCCAGGCGATTGAAAAGCCGGACCGCGAACTCGTTAACCAACTGCTGAAGCTTGACCGCTACGTGGATATGCTGATTCCGCGTGGAGGTGCAGGTCTTCACAAACTGTGCCGCGAACAGTCCACAATCCCGGTTATCACCGGCGGCATCGGCGTCTGCCATATTTACGTTGATGAGTCGATGGAGTTCGAGCCTGCGCTGCGTATCGTCGTGAATGCGAAAACCCAACGTCCCAGCACCTGCAATACGGTGGAGACGTTGCTGGTGAATCAGCGTATTGCGGGGGCTTTCCTGCCGCAACTGAGCGCCGCGATGCATAAAAGCGGCGTCACGCTGCATGCCTGCCCACGATCCCTGCCGTTGTTAAGCGAGGGACCGGCGCAGGTCACGGCAATCGAAGCCGCTGACTTTGACGATGAATGGCTGTCGCTGGACCTGAATATTGCACTGGTGGACGATCTCGACGATGCCGTCTCCCACATCCGTGAACACGGCACGCAGCATTCAGACGCGATTCTGACGCGTTCGCTGAGCCGAGCGGAACAGTTCGTCCGTGAAGTCGACTCCTCCGCTGTTTACGTCAATGCCAGCACCCGTTTCACCGACGGCGGACAGTTTGGGCTGGGCGCTGAAGTGGCCGTCAGCACGCAAAAACTGCATGCGCGCGGCCCAATGGGACTGGAAGCGCTCACCACCTACAAGTGGATTGGTTACGGCGACGATCTCGTCCGCACTTAATCGCCCGTGTTATAGTAATCTGGCTAGTTATAACAGACGGCTATAACAAGAAAAAGGCGCTCGTCGGTCCGATTATAAAATCGGCAGACGAGCGCCAGATGCTTGACTTGAAGGCATGATTTCACTAGTTTGTCACCCCGTAACGCATCGTCAGGCATTCGCAGGACGACCATAAAGCCGATATAGCTCAGTTGGTAGAGCAGCGCATTCGTAATGCGAAGGTCGTAGGTTCGACTCCTATTATCGGCACCATCCTACCTATTTTAACGTCTCCCTAAGTCTACTTAAACACCCTTTAAACCCTTATAATACGCGGTTTCACGGCCCTTATTGTCTCTGCTCGTCTACTACTCACGTTCACAGAAATCTACGGTGAGTTGGGGGCATCTGTGGGGGCATGTCGTGTTCGGTCTAAAGGAGATGCCCCCAAATGAAGCTCAATGCCAGACAGGTAGAGACTGCCAAGCCCAAAGATAAACCCTACAAGTTAGCAGATGGTGGGGGCATGTATCTGGAGGTGTTCCCTAACGGCACCAAAAGCTGGCGCATGAAATACCGGATAGCCGGTAAAGAAAAACGTGTGGTGTTTGGTGTCTACCCGACCATTACCTTAGCCGATGCCAGAAGCAAAAGAGATAATGCTAAAAAGCTGCTGGTTAACGGCGTGGATCCGAGTGTGTTTAAGCAAGAAAGCCCAAATCGAAGAAGTCAAAAACATCTCTCAGCAAATTGCGCTCGAATGGCACAGCATGAAAGTGAAGAAATGGTCTGCGGGGTATGCCTCTGACATTATTGAAGCCTTCAACAAAGACGTCTTCCCGTTCATTGGTCAACGTCCTGTTGCAGACATCAAGCCGTTGGAACTGCTAAACGTGCTGAAAAAGATGGAAGACAGGGGAGCGACCGTAAAAGCCAAGAAAGTGCGTCAACGCTGCGGCGAAGTGTCTCGCTACGCCATCGTGACAGGCAGAGCCGAGTACAATCCCGCGCCTGATCTCACCAGTGCCATGCAGGGGCATGAGTCTACACATTACCCGTTCCTGACCACTGAAGAGCTTCCTGCTTTCTTTAAAGCCCTTGCTGGCTACTCTGGTAGTGAACTGATGGTGCTGGCGGCAAGATTGCTGATCATTACTGGCCTGAGAACAGGTGAATTGCGCGGTGCGTTATGGTCAGAAATCGATACCAAGAAAGCGCTATGGGAAATTTCCACTGAACGCATGAAAATGCGTCGTCCCCATATCATCCCGCTATCTACCCAAGCCTTAGCCATTATCGAACAAATCAGAGCAATGACGGGGCAATTTCCTTTACTGTTTCCGGGACGGAATGATCCCAGCAAGACCATGAGCGAAGCCAGCATCAATCAGGTATTTAAGCGAATTGGCTATACAGGCCGGGTTACGGGTCACGGCTTCCGTCATACCATGAGCACTGTTCTTCATGAACAGGGCTACAACACAGCATGGATTGAAACTCAACTGGCCCATGTGGATAAGAATGCTATTTGTGGCACCTACAACCATGCGCAATATCTCGATGGCAGACGTGGGATGCTGCAATGGTATGCCGACTACATGGTAAGTCTTGAGAACGGAAGCAATGTGGTGCAGGGAGCGCTTAATCGGCGCGGATAGGGATAGCTGATGATGAATCAAGGACTATGACTTAACGGGCATAGCCTTTTTTCTTGGCTAAATCAGATAAGAATTAGGTCAGAATTAAACTTATATTGCTTAAATTATCGGTTAATATATCAATTATAAAATAGCTTAAAACAAGAAAATAAATAGCACTTTTTGCTAAATCACTCTGAGCCCCGCCCAGTGACAGCGCTTCCGCTATCTTATCTGTTTTTTTTGAAAAATACTCAATTCAGATTCAATTCTAATTTTTCGAGGGTTGAATGGCATAAGCGATCTGCAGATATTATATTCATCGAAACAACAACGGAGAAATATATGAAAACAGGAAGAGTTATTCACCTGCCGGAAGTGATGAATAAAATAGGATATAGCACAGCATGGATTTATCGATTTATTAGCAGAGGCGTATTCCCAGAACCGATAAAGATTGGAATAAGAGCCAGTGTTTTTGTTGAAAGTGAAATCGATGAATGGATTGAGAATGTTATTCAGTTATCACGTAAACACAATGATTAATCAAGAAAATACTATTAATACGCTGAAGATGTTTATGTAAAACGTTAAATAATATATTTTAATAGTCACATCATTACACTGAAAAGCATAATGCTGACTATGACATAAATATTATCCACCAATAATCAGAAATAATCGGCCAGGGTCAAAAGGATAGGTGCGGAAATTAAGCGAGGGTAACCCGTGAGCGCTACAAAATAATGTCACTGCTTAAGGCTCTGCTGCCAACAAATGTGAAGGTAAATTTCATAACCATCCCATAAGAATTGGCAAGGATGCTAATTAAATACATTATTAATAGTAACCTTTGGTTATCATTTATTTTTAACGTCATTAGGCCATATACAAAAAATTAACATAATGGATTTTTGATTATCTTATTGATTTTAATAAATAATAATGATCTTAATCAAAAAAAATCTAAGACGGCGTAGTACACAAAAGATTTATTGACATAAAAAAAGGAGGTTGCTAGCCTAAATTACAAATGAGACGATTTTAAATAACAATAAATAAACATTTTGAATGAGTAGGATGCTCTATGAAAAAGCAAACGTTTTTCACAAGCTTACCAACAGATGATAATTTAAAACCGGTTGTTTTTTGTTTTCCTCACGCGGGGGGTAGTTCAGAGGACTATTTAAAATGGCAAAGGCATTTAAATTCCTGCGCGACGCTTATGGCGGTATGCCTGCCGGGAACTGGGCGCCGTTTTGCTGAAGAATATCCTTCCGATATTGACTCGCTGTCAGTTGAAATTGCTAATGATATAGATCGATCGGGGCTGCATAACTATTACCTTTTCGGCCACAGTATGGGCGCAATACTGGCCTATGAAGTCGCGCTTAAGGTAAACAGCCCGCCAAAAGGATTAATTGTCTCATCCAGCGCCTCACCCGACTGCGTACCCTCTGCTAAAGTTGTGAAAATGAATGGGATGTCGGACAAAGCTTTTTCTGAAGAAATTCTTTTTTTTAACGGAATAGAAGAACAGTTTTTTGCAACGGACAATTTTTTAAAGTTTTTTCTGAAAAAGATACGCAAAGATTTTGAACTGATTGGTCGCTATAAGCATAAATCTGAAAATAAGCTTTCGGTACCCGTTTACAGTGTTGTCGGAGACCAGGACCCCCATGTTTCAAAAGATGCCATGGCTAAATGGGCATCGGTGACAACTGCCGGTTATAAAAATCATATCGTTCCCGGGAATCATTTTTATTTTAATGAAAACCCAGAGTTAATTACTGCCATTATTAAAGAGTGCATTGATTGCGAAATTTACGATGAGAACTGCGGTCAATCTTTAATAATATAATTCACTAAATCTGGTATCAGGATGATTTATGACTGCCAATTGTGAGACGAGTCAGTTTAGCCAGTCGCAAAAATTAAAAGGAGAATCATTTAAACGCCTGCATACCAACGGTGCTCCTTTTATTATGCCTAATCCATGGGATCGTGGCACGGCTATTTTAATGGAAAAGGCGGGTTTTCATGCGTTGGGTACGACCAGCGCCGGGCTGGCTTTTTCGCTTGGTAAGCTCGACCGCACCGCAGCGGTTACGCTACCGGAAACGCTGGAGAACGCCAGTCAGATAGTCAGCGTAACCAGTTTGCCTCTTTCCATCGATCTTGAGGATGGGTTTGCTGCGGATGCCGACGGCATTGCCCACAATATCCGGGCAGTGGCGGCAACCGGAGCGGTAGGCTGCTCCATTGAGGATTACTCCGGGGACAAACAGCAGCCCATCAGAGATTTTTCCACTTCATTAATGCGCGTGGAAGCTGCCGTTGATGCGGCCAGAAATCTGCCTTTTCCCTTCACCCTCACCGCCCGCGCCGAAAATTTTCTGTACGGCGTTCGCGATCTGCATGACACCATTTTCCGGTTGAAAGCCTGGGAAAAAGCTGGCGCGGATGTGGTCTATGCCCCGGCGCTGCCGGATGCAGAGTCAATTAAAGCGGTTTGTAGTGCGGTGAACGTGCCGGTCAACGTGCTGCTCGGGGCGGGAAACAGGCTGACGGTAGCCGAGCTGTTTGCCCTTGGCGTCTCGCGCGTTAGCCTGGGATCGGCCCTGTCCCGTGCCGCGCTGGGTGGATTCTTTTCTGCGCTACAGGAGCTGCAGCAAAGCGGCAGCTGTGCTTTCCTCGACGGTGCCGTCGGTTATTTTGACGTGGCGAAATTGCTGACGGAAGGGAAACTCTGATGGCTGGCGATTCGCGCGTGCAGGCAAAAATGATCGCTCCGCAGTATATGCTGGGCGAAGAAAGCCTGTCTTATGACCAAATTCCCGGCTGGCATCAGCGTGCTACGGCGTTTTCCATGCCCGACTTGCCTGCGGTATGGGGCTGGGGAAAGGTTCGTACAACCACCTCTTCTTTTATACAGCTGGCGGTAGAGAGCGCCCGGAAAACCTTAACGTCCTCGGCTCAGCCTGTAGATACGGTCATTTTTTGCAGCACGTCGCTACCCGCAGAGACCAATGAGCAAACCCGGCTGCTCTGTGCCTTTGCTGATGCGCTGGATCTTAACCAGGCCGACATCATTGGCGTGACCCTTGGGCGCTGCACCAATTTACTGAAAGGCGTGCGGATAGCGCAGGCGCGCATTGCCTGCGGGCAGTCAAAAGAGATCTTGCTGGTGGCCAGTGATTGCATGGCTGACCCGAAACAGCGGCTGGAAAATTTTGCCCTGTTCTCGGATGGCGCGGCAAGCTGCGTGATAACCAGCAGCGACGATACCCGTCCGGGCTTCCACATTCTCGCCAGCGCTGAAAAACAGGATCTGACCACCATCGCCAGAGGACTGTCTTCAGCATTGTCAATTGCGGTCAACCAACAGCTGTTTGCTGAGACGCAAATCCTTATCAGTGACGTCAGCCGCATATTCCATACCAATGTTTACCTGCCTCTTTGTAATTTAAACGAGCGGCAGGCTGGCTACGGCGCTGAACAGCTGTTTACCGATAACATCGTGCGAATGGGGCACTGTTTTTCTGCCGATCCGCTCATTAATCTGATTGATGCTGATGTCAGCGGGCTATTACCCGATCGGGGGATCTTCCAACTGGCTGCCAGCATTCCCGGCGCACGCGCGTCAGTTCTGCTGCAAAGAAGGAAAGCAAAGTGAACACGGCAACGGCGGACAGCACCACGGCACTTCCTTACTTGACGTTTCATTTTTCGCCTCAGGCGAAATCCGCGCTGGATATGTGGCTGGAGAAAGGGTCGGCGAAGGCGCTTTATAAGATTTTTGCCGGGGATATTGAAAGTGAAGAGCAACAGCTGCTTGCTCTTCAGTTAATCAAAACGCTGTCAGCCAGAGCGCCAGCGGATTTACCGGTACCGACTGTCGCAGAGTTACCCACTTTTATTGCCACGGCAAACGGCACTCTGCGCCAGCGTGCCGCGCAGGTGTTGCAGGCAACCGAGGAAGATCGCAAACAGCTGCTGCGCCAGCGAGCTTTACTGGCCCTGACTGCAGGCTGCTGGCTGGATTATGTTTCGCAGCCCGCCACCGAACCTGCCGAAGTAGTCTGTTTGCTCAGTGGCCAAAATTTTGCTCTGAAAGG
It encodes:
- a CDS encoding isocitrate lyase/PEP mutase family protein; its protein translation is MTANCETSQFSQSQKLKGESFKRLHTNGAPFIMPNPWDRGTAILMEKAGFHALGTTSAGLAFSLGKLDRTAAVTLPETLENASQIVSVTSLPLSIDLEDGFAADADGIAHNIRAVAATGAVGCSIEDYSGDKQQPIRDFSTSLMRVEAAVDAARNLPFPFTLTARAENFLYGVRDLHDTIFRLKAWEKAGADVVYAPALPDAESIKAVCSAVNVPVNVLLGAGNRLTVAELFALGVSRVSLGSALSRAALGGFFSALQELQQSGSCAFLDGAVGYFDVAKLLTEGKL
- a CDS encoding helix-turn-helix transcriptional regulator, with protein sequence MKTGRVIHLPEVMNKIGYSTAWIYRFISRGVFPEPIKIGIRASVFVESEIDEWIENVIQLSRKHND
- the proB gene encoding glutamate 5-kinase; the encoded protein is MSGSQTMVVKLGTSVLTGGSSRLNRAHIVELVRQCAQLHAAGHRIVIVTSGAIAAGREHLGYPDLPANVATKQLLAAVGQSRLIQLWEQLFSIYGIHIGQMLLTRADMEDRERFLNARDTMRALLDNRVVPVINENDAVATLEIKVGDNDNLSALVAIMADADKLLLLTDQKGLFTADPRDNPGAKLISDVQTITDELRHIAGGSVSGLGTGGMSTKIQAAEVACRAGIDVIIAEGGRLGVIGDVMNNVSVGTHFHAVEEPLEKRKRWIFGAPPAGEIIVDDGALSAIQERGSSLLPKGIREVTGIFSRGEVIRVRSLSGRDLAHAVTRYNSDALRMIAGHHSQEIEDILGYEYGPVAVHRDDMIIN
- the crl gene encoding sigma factor-binding protein Crl — its product is MTTPCGHTRHRLIKNFTSLGPYLREGQCHDFYFFFDCLAVCVDVKAEPEKREFWGWWLDLDAQGQSMTYSYRYGLFDEAGNWSEIKFKDKAITEKLHITRENFHKRLEVLVQQLDPPYSLTERS
- a CDS encoding thioesterase II family protein; this encodes MKKQTFFTSLPTDDNLKPVVFCFPHAGGSSEDYLKWQRHLNSCATLMAVCLPGTGRRFAEEYPSDIDSLSVEIANDIDRSGLHNYYLFGHSMGAILAYEVALKVNSPPKGLIVSSSASPDCVPSAKVVKMNGMSDKAFSEEILFFNGIEEQFFATDNFLKFFLKKIRKDFELIGRYKHKSENKLSVPVYSVVGDQDPHVSKDAMAKWASVTTAGYKNHIVPGNHFYFNENPELITAIIKECIDCEIYDENCGQSLII
- the proA gene encoding glutamate-5-semialdehyde dehydrogenase, whose protein sequence is MLEQMGKAAKQASYQLAALSTSQKNQALLAIADLLEAECASILSANEQDVAAAREEGLSEAMLDRLQLTPARLAAIASDVRQVCRLNDPVGEVVDGRLMDNGLKLERRRVPLGVVGVIYEARPNVTVDVASLCLKTGNAAILRGGKETYRTNVATVSVIQRALTQCGLPAAAIQAIEKPDRELVNQLLKLDRYVDMLIPRGGAGLHKLCREQSTIPVITGGIGVCHIYVDESMEFEPALRIVVNAKTQRPSTCNTVETLLVNQRIAGAFLPQLSAAMHKSGVTLHACPRSLPLLSEGPAQVTAIEAADFDDEWLSLDLNIALVDDLDDAVSHIREHGTQHSDAILTRSLSRAEQFVREVDSSAVYVNASTRFTDGGQFGLGAEVAVSTQKLHARGPMGLEALTTYKWIGYGDDLVRT